The genomic region gttgtttctaaAGCAACCGGTGAAGATATCTCTACCTTGAGCGGTTGTTGTGGTGGGCTGGGAATTTCAAGAATATTCGGCAAACTCGGCTCGACGTCgcttttaatcaaattattatcAACTTTCTCCTCCACAGTACTATTATTACAAACGACCTTTATCtctttcttattaaattcCGTCGAAAACGTTTTCTTGTTCTTATCGTGATGGTGATGATGATGGTGATGATGCCGTTGTTTCTCATCTTTACTTTTCTTccgtttctttttcttctcctTATTTTCCTTGCGATCATCcaaattctttttgaattCATCACCTGTATTAACggggttattttcaaatttaaactcGATgtgtttaatttcattttcgcTTTTTATTTCCGGTTTGATTTCGGATTTAATTTCAGATTTAATTTCGATCATATTGGGAAATTCGTTACTATCatctttaatattatcttCTAATTGTTTACCAAGATCGGAAAAATCGATACTGTTATCGTTTATTGAAACTTCCTCGCGTCGGCGTTGTCGCTCTTTATCTCGCCGtttcttttcctttctttttcgGTGTTCCTCTTTCATCACACGTTCTTTTTCTTCCGATTTGTTATTAAAGAATTCCGATTTTTGATCCGAATCGCTTGTGTAAGGGATTTCTTCGCTGTTAACTCGCGAGATGAAAGGTTTTTCGTCTTTTCCGTTATTTTCGGAATCATCGGATAACgacccaaaaatattttccattttCCCGTCGCGTTTCGTggtttctttgattttatttcgtAGTTTTTTCGATTTCTCCCTCAACTCGTCTTTGGATTTATCCcgctttttatcttttttgctgtgttgttttttctttttatcgtaCTCGTTCGATTCGTCTTTATTGATGGAATCGTCCGATAAGAAATTTCGCTTCTTTTGCTTCTTCTTGTGTTTCTTGCGGATTTCTAATTTCTCTTTTCGTTCGTTTTCTTCGGTGGAAGAAGCTTCCCCGAAAATTTGTACGTTAATATCGTTGGATAACTCGATTTTGTTttgctttttcttttcttttttgaaaaaatcgaattggtCGTTATCATTATCCGAGAATATTTCCGTTTTGATTTGTTTGAATTCATCCTCAGACGTGTCGGACGTTATCCGCGATTTTGACCCTTTCCTTTGAAGGTTTTTCATGTGATCATCGTCGCTTGTAtcgaaatttttgatttggttCCTTTCGGAATCGCTATCtgagtaaatattttttttgtgggggTCGTCTTCCTCATCGGAGCTTTGAATTAACATTTTCCCTTTGCGCTTAATCTCTTTTAGATCACCGCGTTCTCGATCTGAATCTGAATCCTCATCCCAAGATGTTGATCGTTTCTTTTCCTCCCTTTTAGCCCTGCTTTGTTTTAACTGACTAAACTTAGCCTTGATTTTTTCTTGTCGCTTCTCCTCCTCTTGTTTTTGCATATTCTTGCAACTCCTAGCTTTTACCTTATCGTACATTGAGATATAAGCCGGTTCATCATCAACGATATCAAATATTGAGTGCTTTTTTGGTTCATCCGAATCGGAATTGTCACTGCTATtcgttatttttctaatacgCTGTTCTTTTTTGATCTTATTACGTTGCTCTTCCGACTTACTCAAATTTTCTTCGCATTTTCGCTCAATTAACGGAAGGAATTTGTTGTCCGATGTGGGTTTTGACGATGTGATACTTTCCTCGTCGGCTTTTCGCTTCTCTTTTCGTTGCTTTTGCGATTCCTTTAATTCTAATCGCGATAAAAAGTCTTTTTCCATTGAAACATCTTTCCCGGGTGTACTAGGAGTGCTTGGAGATTCTTTATCTCTTTGTTTCtctttattcttaattttttgtttatcggaagatttctttttatgctCTCTCTCCCTATTTTCTCTATTCTCCCTATTATCCCTATTATCCTTATTCTCCCTATCTTTCCGTTGCTTATCTTCATCCCTAATATTATTGTGTTTATCTCTCTCCCTGTTTTTCTCTTCATGCGATTTCGaactaattttatactttttattcTTATCATCTTTGCTATCTCTCGAACCGCGCCTCTCGTTGATTTTCTTGTGCTCCTGATTGAGCTTAATCTTTTTCGATTCGCTCTCTTCGTGGCTATCATGCGAGCTTAACCTCCTTTTGCTGCCTATGTGAGCGGGAAGCGAGTTGTTGCGTTCTTTTCGCCTGCTCGGATCGAGTTTTGGGTCGCTTTGTCGGTTATTTTTGTCTAAATCGATCGACAGATGGCGCGTTTCTAAAGATGGTCGATCTTTGTCGCGAATTTCATTGTTGTTTTTCGACTTTTCGTACGAATTATTTTCGCGGTTCTCTTTGGAATTCTCTTTTCGTCGTTCCGAATCTCTTTCGGAATGGATTTTTAGATGCTTTTCTCGGCTCTCGTGGTTTCGAGAATCGTGTTCTTTTCTTACTTCGTGTTTTTCACTGTGATTTTCTCTCGAgtgtttattatatttctcGTGATTGTCttctttgtatttattacgttcttcttctttctctttttctcgTTTCCtctctttctctttttctttctcaattcgttccttttctttttctttttccaacTTTTCTTCCAATTCTCTCCTTTCCTTCTCCTCCCTCTCTTTTTTATCTCTCTCCTCTTTCTCCAATTTCTCCAATTTTTCCAACCTCTCCAATCTTTCCTTCTCCTCTTTCTCTCTTTCCTTTTCCTCTTTCtctcttctttctttttcttccttCTCCAATTTCTCAACTAATTCTTTTTCGACTCTTTCTCTTTCCCTTTCtctttgttgttgttgttcgATCTCGTTATTATCACAATTGTCCATGACGCTATTACGTCTTGATTTCGATGAGGATGAAGTTAACGTTGACGTTGAATCAACGCTAGCCGTCGAATCGCGCCGTTTTGCTTTACCCgattgaagaagaagaaagggACTCGTTACGTCCCCAGGAATGCTGCACTTCGAACTATTACCACtagaattattattgttattattattatttccgcTGTTATCACTATTATTGTTATCAAGTGTTTTTAACGAGGCGTTCGTGACAACAGTTCTATTTACAACGACAGTACTAGACACCACCTTATTACTACATATCCGCTCGGCGGGTTGTTGTTGCAATTGTTGTACTTGTAATTGTTGTACTTGCTGTACTTGTAATTGTTGTACTTGCTGTACTTGTTGTATTTGTTGTATTTGTTGTACTTGTTGTATTTGTTGTAATTCAACCCCATTTAGATTATTAacatttgttgattttagtCTCGGTGTAATTGAGCACGTGGGAGATGCTGTAGTAACCGCAACTAATGTAGTTGTTGGAATTGTTGGCGGAGGTGGCGGTGGTGGTGGTGCTGGAGGTGGTGGTGTCGGTCCAATTAATGTTGGTATTGGTGGGTGGCTTGGAAAAGGATATTGTAATCCTTTCGCTGGAGGAATTCCTGTACCTAAAACACaaatagaattaattaatatattcaaacaataatttatttgatttactTGTTGATCTAGGTGATAAAGTGGCTGGTGTTTTTGTTGGTTGCGTCGTAGAGATCTTTAATATAGTAGCCGGGGGTAATGGACTAGCGGGGATTGAAGATGATGATGAAGGCGGTGGCGGGGCTGATGATTTGGGGAATGCGCCAAAATCCTTGGGTTCGTATTTTTCGCCGACGTTCTCGAGCCGTTTGGAGTCTTCGTCGAAAACGGATCGTTTGGCCATCACCGATTTGACGATTTCGGACGGCTGCAGCACCTTCAGGTCGAGATTTGGGTCGAGGAGTTTGTGtcgaattttgaatttgtcgCGGTTCGCGTCCAATTTCGCGAGGGCGTCTCCGCCGGCTGCGCTGAGTGCTCGCGATCCCGACCacttttcgtatttttcatCAAGGGAGCGTATCCGTTCATCTAATGATGGGCTGGGTGAGGCTCCATCGCTGTCGCTTGATGATGAGCTAAGAGATGGCGGCCTCGGGGGTGGCGATGCCGGTGGGGGTACGTGAACAGGACTAGGCGGTTTAGGGTTGCTTACTATTCTCGGGCTTGTAACAGCGGCTGGTGGACTAGATAGGATGTTATCCTTTTGGCCTTTAATACCCGCAACGGATATACTGCCCTTGTGTAATATTTGGGTGGCGAATCGAGGTAGAGGCAAACTTAAAGGTCCCTCTCTGTCTCTAGGCGTTCGTCTTGGTTCACTCGGTATGTGTTCGGGTTTTTCGTCACACAACGGCGTCCCGGGTCGCGATCCACCAACACTCTCCGATCCCGATTGGTCGTAATGATGCACTCGCGAACTCCCATTATCACTACCACCCGTTTTTCGTCGTTTACAAATCGCGTGCGGCATATACGATGAGTTCCTATCGTGACCGGTCAACTCGCGATGTTTACTACCATCAACGGACGGTCTTCGCGAGTGATGTTTCGCACTCGCGTCCGACAACCTGCGCACTTCCATCACTTTCCGGTGATCACGATTCGCCTCGATAATCACATCACAGTTCATTGGTCCATCCAAGTgatccaatttaatttttttctttggacTAATGATCTCGTCGCCCGAACTGCAATCGTCGAGCTGCTCGAGAATGTGAACCCGCTCCTTTTGTAAGTTTCGGATGTCCGGCGGCGGAAACGCCACCGGATGTTCCGAAACCACCGTTTGTAACCTGTCGATTGGTTCCAAATGGGACGGGCTTTCGTGGTAGTTGTACTCGTGCTCGTAGGGTTCGTCTTGAGACGCCCCACTACCCTGACTATACTCGTCGTAATTCCGAAAATGCCTCTCAGGATACTCGGAGTTTTCATAATAATCAGGAGGGTACCGAGATACTCTCGACCGTGAAGCTGCACCCCTCGGCGTCACCGAACCTGGAGTTCCCGGTGAAGGTAACGTGGTGAGTTGATTTACCGCAGCGGTTGTTCTGTTACTGTATGATGACGTTCTTGGTCTTGTTGGGGTTTCatatcttataaataaataaattaattaaattatgtattaaaatattaaaaaaattaagaataactACCTTGAGAACCTTGCCGGAGTTGTGGTGGCCTCAAAAGTTCTCGAAGCAGCATCTCTTCTCTCCTCGAATGTTATCCTATCAGCAGAATGTCCCTGCTTTTCTAAATGATCGAAGAAAGCTTCTTGGCATTCCCGACTGGCAAAATCCACTTGGATCTTTCTGTTACGCCCTAAAGTTGCACCACGCATTTTGTTCACAGCCGCTTGCGCGTGGCCTTGCTGCTCGTAAAACACCAAAGCTTGACTTCTTTCTCTGTCAATGCTcacctaaaaaattaaacaataatataaataaaaatttacatttacatttcttatgttattattttgaaagcTTTACTTACTTGTTGAATGGAGCCGAACGCCTCAAACTGGTTCATCAGGTACTTTTCACTAACGTTCTCCGTAACTCCATCAACCCACACACACGACGTGGGCATCGACTTGCCAAAGCCAAGTTTGATCCGATTGTTCCCCAAATGTTCCCCATCGAGAGCTCGAATCGCCTTCACCACGCTAACAATGTCGCTGTACTGACAAAACGCGTACGAACTGACGACGCCTTGCTTTTTGATGTCGATCTCGAAGATTTTCCCGAACTGGTCAAAGTGTTTCCGAAGATCCGATTGCGTCACGTCCTTCTCCAGGTTGCCGATGAAGAGGGTTCGAGTCGCCTTCGGGTTGTACTCGTCGATTTCGGCCTCGTATAATCGCGAATCGGTCTCGTCAACCTCGTGACCTTGATACGGCACCACCTCGATCTTACTGCCGAAGAACAACTTGTCGTAACTGACTTCGAGCGCCTTCTCGACGTCTTCCGGTTTTTTAAAGCAAACGATCGCGTGGCGTTCCGAACTTTGACCTACCACCTTCACCGAGGTTACTTTACCGTGTTTCTTGTATTCGTGGAATAAACCGTCTTTTAATGATGTATCAGATGACCTAAGAGGAAGAAACGTGGTTGTGAAAAGATTGTTTTGGGTGCgtttttgatttcttcttACCGACACGGTAAATTTTTAACACATATAGCTAATGGTCTCCGATCTTCTTGATACTGCGCGTTACCCTGCTGCCTCCTGGACCTCGGCGAACTCGTCGAACTGGATCCCCTCGACGTGGAACTGCTCGAACTACTCGAACTGCTTCGTGATCTCGACCTGCTGGCCGATCTACTAGACGTACTCCCTGAAGGTGACGGCGATCGGGTTCCCGATCTAGACTTGGTCTTCTTTTTTGTACTACTAGAATCTGACCGTCGATCGTTTGCTTCGCTGGGTGCCGTCGAATACCCCGCATCACTATTTTGGTTATTATATCTACTagagttaaattttaaacggaATAAGTCACCGAATTGTTTACCCCCCTTTATTACTTTACCTTGTTGTACTTCCTGTTGTGGTTGTTGATGAGGAATCGTATGAAGACGACCACGAAGAGTTGCTGAGCCGATGCGATCTATCAATAATGGGATTGTAAGGTCCGTTTCTGGCGTAAGACGGCCTATCGCGGTTTCTACCCCGATTGTTGGTGTCGTGGTAAGCGGCTGGGGCTGGTCTACCGGTGGCACGGATGTAGTCCGGTGGTTCGGGGACGCGACCCCCCGCCGTTCTATCGTAGAACCTATCCGTAAAATTACCATGATCATCGGTCGGACTaaacaccaaaaaaaaaaatacgcataaaagaaaattgtaaaagtatCATTTACATAAACACGTGCGCGAGAGCAAAATGAAACCACCTGAATCGCGGTCCGTTATCGGTTGTCTCACCTTGAAAACAACAACAGTTGGTTCTTTGACGCAAgttaaacaattcttttttttctacCAAGTAAAAATAACCTTGACTAATACTTTACTTACACTTTATTTCCAGACACTTACAAAGTAATGCATGTCACGTTTTCTACGTATTTAGAATATTCAACTTTGTACGCGATGTTTTGGGTTCATTGTTATcgggaaaaaataaatttttttcttacccGTGCCCGTTTGGAAATCGTGTACTGCTAGGTGACGTCACGTAGGCGTTCGGGGGCGTTTGGGGCGAAGCTGTGGACGGAATGGCGACTGGCTCGTAATACTCCGTGGTCAGAGTTCTATCGTCGATCTTGTGCTCGGCGTCCCGGGCTTTCGAGGCGCTTTTGATGTCCATGAACGCCACAGTACACGCCATCGTACTCTCGCTCGCCTCCTCTTTCGTACCGACGTTCCTCGGCAACAATTTGACGCTCTGCACGCGGCCATacctaaaacaacaaaaaaaattgttgaataataatcaaaataacatattaaacttatttgtttaagatcccaacaaaaataattgaagttttctttattatcgTTGAAATTAAATCGAATGCTTAGCAACGGCAATCCgacaacttaaattttttactataattaaataaaaaataattaattactgtataaatatattgattttatttgttattaaaaaaatttatcgaatttgaacacaaaatcgtttaagaaatctaaaaaattttcgatggtcttaaatttgaggttaggttgtttaaaattattaaaaatgttaagttgGAATAAATACCTGAAAATTTAGGTAGAATCttcttaaatttgatttaaattttttgattttgatcaaaaataaagagaaTTTTGACACTCTTTATTATCGTTGAAATTAACCCGGTTGCTTCGTAACAACAATCCggcaacttaattttttgttatttttaaatgtaaccaaataggaattaattaaaaattaatgtataatTAAAGATTGATAACATGGGTCATTGAATTTATAGCACGTACAACGTTATCcataatttaaagaaaataaaacaaccacGCAGGAAGTTTTGAATGGGCGCAAAAGTTTTCCAAGGCACACCTGACGCGTTATGCAAAACTCTCGCCGCTCTCTCTCTACTACGATTCCAGTTCAGACAAACGTTTTTGAAGTGTTGCGCGAATACAAAAGAGACGCTCGTAACGTAGGTCCTAGCTCGATTCGCGACGAAAATAACTCGACCTGAGGGTGGGGAAACGGCCCCGATTGGTTTGAGGACTGCGCAAGCTCCCCACTTCGCTTATAAAAACTAACTGCGTAGCTATGTGGGCTCATTTCCTCTCCGACCAACACCCATTGGATACGTTCGAATATAAGACGTCATTAGGATTAATACCAACGAAAGAAAACCCCAAGGattttcgtttattaataattgatatttaaagaataaacAAACATTTAGGATCGTTATTTATCGACTAAGTGAAGTGCTTTCACTTGGAATTATCTCGAGATCGGATTATGTGTTGTGttcttttttggtttatttcagaaacaaattaattgaaggtttttttttaaaaaaatgtgatttatatatataaaaaattggaagaagaaaaagttgtaagtgtattatttaaaaaaaattttgttcatcGGGTTCTAGATTCTCGCTTTTCTCTACTCCACACAACCGGggaatatcgattttttgccCCTCCCTTCTCCCCTCCATTCCGACTAAAACCGGGTACCGCTAAAGCGACGTTGCCACGTCTACACAGCCAGCTTTCCAGTTCGCCTTGTGTGCCGAACTCAAACAACCAAACAAGTTTTCAACGGTAGAAATGTACGGGACTATCACGAAGTATTCGGTTGATTGTGCGTATTATAGGACAgtcattaaaacaaaaaaaaaatgagtatTCGAATcgtttggattttttttatttcgttccGCGAatacaattctttttttttgtcttttttttaACCCACGCCTACGCGATCGATACGAACAccaccaaaaaatttttaattcactccGCCCATAGtaactaattaaaattaaattaaaacaagaaaacattttattatcgtggtgtaatttttgttgattaacaataataaaacgtCAACGTTCGATGATAACTGTCCCTAACccagcaaaaaaaaacactacTATACAAAACAAGATAAGACGTTACTACGGCGAAATAACGGACACAGAAAGCGGAGAAACGTggtcgtttttttttgtttcttttaaaagacGCTCGAAACTAACTTCCGCGCGTTCGCTCTAAACTACGTTCCGCAAACCAGGACTCGAATTACTAGATCTTTTAAGTGGGTTCGAGCTGCGGACCGAATCAACCGCCTTGGATACTTTGCGCAAAAACGTCGAATAACAAACAGGTCGAGTGTAGGTACCGATGACGTcacgatttaatattttttaattaatttttgattaaaaaacaatgtGTTTATAGAAAGTGTCGAAAAACGCGGCCATAATGGAAATAAATCGATACGAGATTGTTTCTCGCGTCCACGTAGGTCTTGAATCGACGTCGCGGCGTGTCGCAACCGAACTCTAAAATCGTTTTCCGTCTTTCTCTACGCGGATGGTGCGGTCTCCGTCCCGCGTTCGAGACTCTCGTACTCGTAACGCCGGGATACTAGCGTCGACGTTTTCACGTCGGGCAGTACGGATGAGTCAGCAGCCATTTTAAATGATCGAAGTGCGCCGTGCAAAAATAACAAGTGCCTGTCGTCCGGCCCACGACTTTCAAAACCTAGACTAttagaatattaaaaaatcgaatatccattatgataataataataacgaaaacgTTTCGTTTTAcctcattatatttttttaaattatatttaagaaGCTTATTTTcgacttaattttttttcattaaggttatgtttacatTGGTGTTTTTGGACTACACCCGGACGTAGTAattgaagtaaaaataaatatagagTAAGTTTATGTAgggttttttctttttggaggtcacatataaatagaaataaatattgtcaAATCGGCGTTGCAActcacaaaaaataatattaataactatTTCGACTTACATTTCATAATTATTCCCCGAAATAACCATTTCCTGCAAACTCGTTTTTACATTAACAATCTTTGCATAACCGACAAACATGTGACACtgaacaaaaatgaaatctaAGGGACTTTTAAGCAGGTATAAAAGTCTAGAATTCTAAGACGTA from Onthophagus taurus isolate NC chromosome 5, IU_Otau_3.0, whole genome shotgun sequence harbors:
- the LOC111426798 gene encoding protein split ends isoform X2, producing MVRETRHLWVGNLPDNIREERIREHFKRCAGAPKMRYGRVQSVKLLPRNVGTKEEASESTMACTVAFMDIKSASKARDAEHKIDDRTLTTEYYEPVAIPSTASPQTPPNAYVTSPSSTRFPNGHGPTDDHGNFTDRFYDRTAGGRVPEPPDYIRATGRPAPAAYHDTNNRGRNRDRPSYARNGPYNPIIDRSHRLSNSSWSSSYDSSSTTTTGSTTRYNNQNSDAGYSTAPSEANDRRSDSSSTKKKTKSRSGTRSPSPSGSTSSRSASRSRSRSSSSSSSSSTSRGSSSTSSPRSRRQQGNAQYQEDRRPLAICVKNLPCRSSDTSLKDGLFHEYKKHGKVTSVKVVGQSSERHAIVCFKKPEDVEKALEVSYDKLFFGSKIEVVPYQGHEVDETDSRLYEAEIDEYNPKATRTLFIGNLEKDVTQSDLRKHFDQFGKIFEIDIKKQGVVSSYAFCQYSDIVSVVKAIRALDGEHLGNNRIKLGFGKSMPTSCVWVDGVTENVSEKYLMNQFEAFGSIQQVSIDRERSQALVFYEQQGHAQAAVNKMRGATLGRNRKIQVDFASRECQEAFFDHLEKQGHSADRITFEERRDAASRTFEATTTPARFSRYETPTRPRTSSYSNRTTAAVNQLTTLPSPGTPGSVTPRGAASRSRVSRYPPDYYENSEYPERHFRNYDEYSQGSGASQDEPYEHEYNYHESPSHLEPIDRLQTVVSEHPVAFPPPDIRNLQKERVHILEQLDDCSSGDEIISPKKKIKLDHLDGPMNCDVIIEANRDHRKVMEVRRLSDASAKHHSRRPSVDGSKHRELTGHDRNSSYMPHAICKRRKTGGSDNGSSRVHHYDQSGSESVGGSRPGTPLCDEKPEHIPSEPRRTPRDREGPLSLPLPRFATQILHKGSISVAGIKGQKDNILSSPPAAVTSPRIVSNPKPPSPVHVPPPASPPPRPPSLSSSSSDSDGASPSPSLDERIRSLDEKYEKWSGSRALSAAGGDALAKLDANRDKFKIRHKLLDPNLDLKVLQPSEIVKSVMAKRSVFDEDSKRLENVGEKYEPKDFGAFPKSSAPPPPSSSSSIPASPLPPATILKISTTQPTKTPATLSPRSTSTGIPPAKGLQYPFPSHPPIPTLIGPTPPPPAPPPPPPPPTIPTTTLVAVTTASPTCSITPRLKSTNVNNLNGVELQQIQQVQQIQQIQQVQQVQQLQVQQVQQLQVQQLQQQPAERICSNKVVSSTVVVNRTVVTNASLKTLDNNNSDNSGNNNNNNNNSSGNSSKCSIPGDVTSPFLLLQSGKAKRRDSTASVDSTSTLTSSSSKSRRNSVMDNCDNNEIEQQQQRERERERVEKELVEKLEKEEKERREKEEKEREKEEKERLERLEKLEKLEKEERDKKEREEKERRELEEKLEKEKEKERIEKEKEKERKREKEKEEERNKYKEDNHEKYNKHSRENHSEKHEVRKEHDSRNHESREKHLKIHSERDSERRKENSKENRENNSYEKSKNNNEIRDKDRPSLETRHLSIDLDKNNRQSDPKLDPSRRKERNNSLPAHIGSKRRLSSHDSHEESESKKIKLNQEHKKINERRGSRDSKDDKNKKYKISSKSHEEKNRERDKHNNIRDEDKQRKDRENKDNRDNRENRENREREHKKKSSDKQKIKNKEKQRDKESPSTPSTPGKDVSMEKDFLSRLELKESQKQRKEKRKADEESITSSKPTSDNKFLPLIERKCEENLSKSEEQRNKIKKEQRIRKITNSSDNSDSDEPKKHSIFDIVDDEPAYISMYDKVKARSCKNMQKQEEEKRQEKIKAKFSQLKQSRAKREEKKRSTSWDEDSDSDRERGDLKEIKRKGKMLIQSSDEEDDPHKKNIYSDSDSERNQIKNFDTSDDDHMKNLQRKGSKSRITSDTSEDEFKQIKTEIFSDNDNDQFDFFKKEKKKQNKIELSNDINVQIFGEASSTEENERKEKLEIRKKHKKKQKKRNFLSDDSINKDESNEYDKKKKQHSKKDKKRDKSKDELREKSKKLRNKIKETTKRDGKMENIFGSLSDDSENNGKDEKPFISRVNSEEIPYTSDSDQKSEFFNNKSEEKERVMKEEHRKRKEKKRRDKERQRRREEVSINDNSIDFSDLGKQLEDNIKDDSNEFPNMIEIKSEIKSEIKPEIKSENEIKHIEFKFENNPVNTGDEFKKNLDDRKENKEKKKKRKKSKDEKQRHHHHHHHHHDKNKKTFSTEFNKKEIKVVCNNSTVEEKVDNNLIKSDVEPSLPNILEIPSPPQQPLKVEISSPVALETTTTIISPNSSSSSSSSKDKKHREKFIPGFGAEIDEKLHETAVKSISEYEQPKLEIEEGIIKEEDKEANDEKQRVVISQEETEDAVAALLGESFRSGGEFDDYTEQPISPINPPTIPDEDNQDDEEMRQAVQSLHTTELDIKPETPQSENDLQIDTDTEDQEDSVPLRFDQLPKTPEGVDLSHPPKTPDIPSYYKSEEPKIGNKIANIGSPPSLTPIKNINAIKPNLEQPTIKSTQNLELSKKIVGASLPLLPEQRTVINKNWDNQEKKDDKIKPELTTQIPPITSNSIKAISPVTLASMPLLKVTESVVTPSEIPKQYEKPPSESSLVIQTNVATPPPPIKLSPSGPHISYSQKQDFTKIRLPVAHGQVQKPVQISTLVLPKAQLVQPRLGFPPTRHIGFIQSSPKMLFQRPPIFPSYRVSLESDVKKSEGLYQVNYQDNQKIQSSGIQSSGTPGIQQPPSIQSSPSVQSSQSLQISGGHNQSPPRSVPLPPSGVQSSFGGLQQSIIMSSKPPPPIPSIPDRLEVNISKPYLPVIQETPKIMTPMTPPHVQEMRSPTIIQQAPPKENQQENRTEKEASRTTSTPSPVIVVNKEKEIIKVDVKDVEKGVNEVQKEVNTEIKELKEEFTPLAIEKVTEELNMTLEKEKIEEEKLEKEEIKENDLVKEEKHDGEVKNDGKECDVELNKAELKQVETNRVELKEVELKQVETTPVDLKQVELKQIELKQVELKQVELNQIQLNDQIKSDQIQMNENEVEAEPEKPRNHHQEIESLSVIKEIEKIEDEKDVKDTDSVVSDISKERLSAEILSKDDPMDSKEDSDYWSAKEVNIDSVIKKVDALCSADELSDRSSEIGKDDWFDEKKVVSASPEKVEVAIESSPTASDPSDFIEDTNLLSENLEEKEIVVRGGGRGRGGRSRGARKARGGIDRGVGMQTRRGKGVVKDVATPTKRGGRGGRPKNERKVTKSESEATNDIYEFKDDSDDSKDRPRLILTIKPIIPSANGNNQQPTAIVKEVSVKPVVKVENKEEFAPPVSNTRKSKRLQEKDVFKNTVDDTIEDVVKNSPHVITRSAMNLSTRRSGRGQVKVVPEVVTPIKKTRVGKYKRRGSETTDDSSEEKAPIKINADKEEIQSQNQNVKVEVKSQQRPQSQLTQLNQQPQQIQQNVQTQAVSVEIEKPKEKPIEGLKATVLRRIKGDMNQEPMTLIDPVTGLLTPMRECEENKYIPVTGNNQTNQLKLDQKVLNQSTLNHQPINQQHPVVTPSVVIKQKPQSLKAHVLSFQSSNNNIVVTQPVQPQKPSVVTPCSTTNFTPRSSPLPVTQNLNINVTAMPPASYVSAHLSPRPSPKPPQLSPNQIILQKPLVQKSPILNPIIQTIGTQQIQNHVQANLIKQKQKAPIIKTSQIPTSNNQNILKSAQSINKQHGGVHPQSGVHPQSGVHPQSGVHPQSGIHSQSGVHPQSGVHPQSGIHQSGVLPQSGVMPSTYNTIPNRVVQSATSKDGVKLEVSCATVPKVTTTTVPTGGPQRHVLPTGMPVPGYEASLQHGERNVVAAAVAFNHGRSPPPAHQNSPSPQQGEGIAAHFPPGPIQLRAAHELHYLHPSHVMYQQLLRHQYIPRSPMVNVDKRDIDGQEGEEAPVTSPPLELRRPGSVGLAVGLNRTSAVPHSLQSPHDRTTDSPQIYGMHTARMQHYNRIYDHEPPPAHRAVPHGSVNTFANDRGYVERPLSTERPPMVGMVRPDRPLSNDRPYSSEPLMAHSVNHIGGLDRPLAMHLQERAGVVNNHDLSTAGIVSGMNVAVLEGIARTPSTGTPSSGVVGVEHRESHDNLFQLLKMLQHYPCMWQGLLALKNDQAAVQMYYVSGNDDVAKMSLPKNVDGSTPPLRIFQRMRLEPPQVEGVTRKMQAEKEHCMLLALPCGQTSEDVIEQTNLLRAGLIKYLTEKQAAGIINVAAPGTKQPPAYVVHIFPSCDFVNDNLRRVAPDLLERVSSIAHLLIIITTV